The Archocentrus centrarchus isolate MPI-CPG fArcCen1 chromosome 24, fArcCen1, whole genome shotgun sequence DNA segment tcagttttctttctccACAGTATTTAAAGGAAACCTAGAGTTAAATATGTTCTTACTGCATATGTTCTGTATGAATCTTGACTCGAACAGCACTACATAAGATTTTCACCTGTGCCCACAGACTTCCTTGCAAGTCCACTATGTCGTGGAAGAGCTGTAGAATAGACTGGAACTGCTCATCAGTGTACTCAAATCGATTCCCAAACACCAAACAGCAAATGATGTTGGACACAGCCTTGTTTAACAGAGACTGGGTATTAAAAGGCTTTCCTGAAAGTTAAGAGAGTATGTTCATTACACAGAACATTAAAAGCAAACTAAATAAACCTGCCCGACTCAAACGCATGGTAACGTTGGATtatgtaaaatacattttataagtACTTATTCGCaattttttaagtttaagttttatccatacagtccagatacattttatacattttatttattacactcacccatataatgcataccgtgtatgctgtgtaccttaccggctacaaatgtatataatattttgatatctgtatatagtgtttttgatgtgtgtatatatgtaaatgtgtgtattaacattgatatatatatttatgtatatagtgcttatgtatatgtgtatagtttttttgctattttattttattttattctattctattttagttttagtttagttagttgttcttactcatccttttcattttttctctgtactgagctgctgtaatgcgcaaatttccccgtcgtgggatcattaaagttttatcttatcttatcttatcttaaaacaTATAAAGTTGATGTTTCTTTAACTTGTGATTGCTGAAAAAGTTTTACAGTCCTATGCAGTAATGTGTTGGTGtatgtttctgtgttccaaagTCTGAGgtaaaatgaaataacagaTCCACATTAACCACTTAACACCACAACAAACACTAAGGTCCATGTAATAAGCACATAAAGATAAAAAGTATCAATACAGTGTGATCATAATAAAGTGAGCTTGTGTGTGCCTTGGTGATCTGCAAAAGCCTCTGTGAGATACTGGCACTCCTGCTGGATGGATAACTCCAGGGTCTTCTTGCCCAGACCAAAGTTTCTGAGTGTATGAAGAGCAAATCTCCTTTGCCGCTTCCATGGATAACCATTTGAAGCCACAAGACCTTTTGGAAATACAAAACAGCATGAGAACCAAAGtcatttgaaatttaaaataatgacTACAAGCTAGTTCTTAATATTGGTAATAAGTTGTCAGTGTTTTTGGTGCTGGTCTAATTAAAAATCAGCTTTTGAAACCTTTATTCCCAACTAATTCTTCAAAAATTGGTAAGCTGGGACGATCCATGAAGTCTTCTCCTCGTTGGATCAGGGCTTCTTTGACAAGCTTGTAGCCATGAATGATCACAGTTCTTTGACCAAAGATTCGAAGGCTGAATATGTTTCCATATTTCTCTGCAAACTGAACATAAACAGAGGATGCTGCTCAGTGCTGGGTTGGGATTTGCCCGATTTGGTTGACTGTTTCATAATTTTGGCTGCTTCCTCTTAGAAAAAGTCATCATTAATGCACCTTCTTCCAACTTCATGAAATAAACTCTGTTTCAggtaaaataacgtaaaaataACGCAACAATGCTGCCTCacaaatgttaaattaaaaacacaccgAACTACAAACTACATAAATCGATCCTGAAACCAATGCAACTATGACTCAAAatacagtgggtacggaaagtattcagacccctttaaatttttcactctttgtttcattgcagccatttgctaaaatcaaaaaattcattttattcattcattttatttctcattaatgtacactcagcaccccatcttgactgaaaaaacagaaatgtagaaatttgggcaaatttattaaaaaagaaaaactgaaatatcacatggtcataagtattcagaccctttgctttGACACTCATATTtcactcacatgctgtccatttcttctggtCCTCCTTGAcatggttctactccttcattggagtccagctgtgtttaattaaactgattgggcttgattaggaaaggcacacacctgtccatataagacctcacagctcacagtgcatgtcagaggaaatgagaatcatgaggtcaaaggaactgcccaaggagctcagagacagaattgtggcaaggcacagatctggccaaggttacaaaagaatttctgcagcactcaaggttccaAAGAgtacagtggcctccataatccttaaatggaagaagtttgggatgaccagaactcttcctagacctggccgtccagccaaacCGAGCAATCGTGGGAGgagagccttggtgagagaggtaaagaagaacccaaagatcactgtggctgagctccagagatgcagtagggagatgggagaaagttccacaaagtcaattatcactgcagccctccaccagtcggggctttatggcagagtggcccaatggaagcctctcctcagtgcaagacatatgaaagcccgcatagagtttgccaaaaaaacacatgaaggactcccagactatgagaaataagattctctggtttTAACTTTTTGGCATTAATTCTAATCAGTATGTGTGGAGAACGGCACTGCTCATCAGCTGCCCAATACattcccaacagtgaaacatggtggtggcagcatcatgctatgggggtgtttttcagctgcaggggcAGGACGACTGGTTACAATTGAAGGAATGATGAATGCAGctaagtacagagatatcctggaagaaaacctcttccagagtgctcaggacctcagactgggccgaaggttcaccatccaacaagacaatgagcctaagcacacagctaaaataacaaaggagtggcttcacaacaactctgtgaccattcttgactggcccagccagagtcctgacctaaacccaatggAGGAcctctggagagacctgaaaatggctgtccaccaacgttcaccatccGACCTgacggaactggagaggatctgcaaggaagaatggcagaggatccccaaatccaggtgtgaaaaacttgttgcatcattcctactagctcaaaagggtgcttctactcaatactgtgcaaaaggtctgaatacttatgaccatttGGGGTCTGAATATTTCTGTACCCACTGAACACCTTCACACACAGCAGCTTCTCTTTCTGTCAACAAATAACCAAAAATATGGAAAGAATAAGAAGTACTTTATTGGGTCCCAAGCACAACCTGTgcaaaggccctattgtaattgctttggacattcaggcaaatgaattacttttttgagggcctaaacatgctcaaaaactcgtGAAATTTTGCACATGTCAGGTCCGGTGAAAAttcaagtattttaatggtttcaggcatggccctttcaaaatggctctacagcaccacctttagttcagttcagtgtgtttcacgtacatgtatgaaatttggtacacatacaTAACATgtccagacaaacaaaaaatacccCAGAGTccaatgccctaaacccaacaggaagtctgccattttgaattaaatggctgATTTTAGCAATTTCCTGCCCCtatactttctctaataactcattttggatgttatcaacttcatatttgttttgtcttatctgcacaccaggggaatctaaatgcGGGAGACGTTCGGCGGCCGAAAGATGCGAGGTACGGGTAGCCTGCTGGGCTGACAGCATCCGGGTGAGCCCGCTACTCTCCCGTCCACGGGTCCAGCGCGCCACGGGACGACGCGCGCcaggtgcgagggcccgatcatcgccgcttgcggttttaatttatCCTATATTTGAGAAATTCTTTTGTTACGGCagttataataataatcacGCTCCTAAATTGTCTTGATGATTTTAACAAATGGTGCACTATAAAGATTTTCGTCTAAGTAAAAATAATCACctggttattgtttttttttttttaacctttatttatacaggtaatcccattgagactcagtgtctcatttgcaagagagacctgtttctTCCTGTAATGAAACTCAACAACAGGTTTCTTAACTTACAGGGTCATACCAATGAGATGCAGCAGATCACTATCCCAATGCCAGGTGAAATGATACGGTATGTCTGAGTTTGCTATGAGTTAGTAAAATAAACTCATTGTGTTTCATCAACCAGGAGCGCAGCTGAATTATTTTGGAGCACATCAAATTCTGCTTCAGGCCTCATAAAGCCCTGGCCCGGCTATGCATAAATTATACAGAATAAACTTCATAAACAACAGCAATAGCTGTTTCACGACAAGTGGGGTCCTTTAATGAGTACCTGGAACTCTATTTTTATGACATGAAACACGTTATTTGAATTAGTCTGGATACCTCTGCGAACTGCAGATGAATTCTGTCAGGTTTGATGCGGTGAAGGTCACCAATGAAAGGCAGAGCCCACGGTCCGGGAGGAAAGTTTTTCGGCACTCTGTTCTTCAAAACTTCAATCGAAAGCAgaagaacacacaaaacaattaaaatgctCCTGCCGTCTATCCACGCTAAGCCAAGAAGGCTGTGTAATGTCGCCATGCCTTCGCTTATTAAAGCTCAGTCGGTTATTTTTGTGTTAACTCCGTCACTGAGAAGAAACCAAGATATGTCTGCTAGCATATAACAATGGTTTTATTTGCAGATTGGAAAGACTCCAGAAACATTCCCACTGTTTTCTGCGgtttgctttcaaaataaaagcacgtggTTAAGATCGTTAACCCCTGTAAAATTAAACTGCAGCGGTAAAACCCTTTGTCATAACTAAAGGTGTAACTAGAACCTATCATGACTGTAGTAggtggtacaaaaaaaaatcggatGTGCAACTGTTCATGCAGTTTAAAAGATTTAGGGCTACATTCTGGAGGAATAAAGGTAGCGGTGCTTGTTTCCGGTTGGTGGCGTGACGCAGACAGGGTGAAGGACTGAGTCTTATTGTTCTCATTAATTTTGTTCCCAGGACAATTTATTCATTGAATATTTCGTTCAAAGATCCCACGTGTGTTTTAAGCGTACTCTTAATTTTTCGGGGCAGTATATTTCAGACCTGCTCTGTAGGGTTCAGAGCAGTTGGGGGTTTTAGTTCTTGCCATGATCACACAGCACATTCAGGAGCGAAGATAACAACACACCCAGCGTGTGAAAGGTTTAAGTTCACTTATCACTCACTCAGTAGGTTAAAGGCATTGGCACCTAACCAAATCTTGAATcccaaatccatttttttttaatgtgagatGAATGATGAGgaaaagtgttttatttattgaaaattatacaattaatacaaaatatcagtttgtcttttatttgAGTATGTCACCTTTATCTACAGACGCTGTCCAGATAGGATGAAGTGCTTAAATGTTCAAACGTAGAAAAAGACAAGCTTTATGTCAGaattcctttcctttcctttcctttcctgtcCTAGCAAAGTAACCTTTGTATGGCTGCCAAAACAgctctttcagtgttttcagctAAATTTCTGTACATGCTGGTAGGCCTCTGATGACAAAGCCTGGTGGTGAGAAGTGACCATCAGGGGAGCACAGTCACACAATCTGAGTAAATTTGCATATTAGCTAAATAGTGAGTTTTAGTTTCACATGACATTTAGCTTTAACTATTAACATTTTGAGCTGATGTTTATATTCAACCTGCAGCATttatatttaacattaaaaagtttataaacatttgtttaaatttaaaaaaaaaaaaagtgactttaaaaacatcaaaacagatttttgtaAAGTATAGAGCTAAACATGTGagaatgtttcatttatttccagCATGTTTCATTTTGCAACCAGCTGGAAGAGCTCAAGCTCCAGCCTTAATATTTACATCCGAATTCCCAAGAGGTCCTTGGTGTTCTGTAACATGGTTGGGGCCTCTTTTTCCCAGATACACCGAATGCCTTACCCTGGTAATATGAGGATTTTCTTTTTACCCCCACCAAGTAGCTCATTACACTGCATTACACCTGgttgttttctctctttgttacAGAAAAACTAACTGGATCGCCTTCATGAAACTTGAAGAGGTGTAATATGACAAAAGTAAAAAATCCCTTTCAGTTGGTACAGCTCaagatcagtgttttttttttctgtgaacaaCTGTTCTGCACTCTTTATCATTCTAATTGAAATATATGTAATTTTATCTTTTATCACGACTTTCCAAGCTCAGTTTGTATAGACTTTGCTGGCTGATGgttgctctgttttgtttgttatgtaAAACACCAGAGGCCTCAGTTTCCACATAAAAACAGGGCTTTGGCTTTTCCaggaatttctgttttctgtatgtCTCTCACATCACTGGAGGAATTTTCTTCACTTCATTGAAGTTGGCAAGCattcgtttatgcacagctctcctaAGGCCCTACCACAGAATTTCAACCagtttgaggtcaggactttgtgCCATTGCAACActggttcttttctttttcggCCATTGTAGATGTgttgtgtttgagatcattgtcctgctgcatggcTCAGTTTGGGCCAAGTTTCCCTGTCAtacagatggcctcatatttcagttcatggttgactcaatgactgcaaggtggcCAGGCCCTGGAGTTTTggctgatattctgtctctctccatttaaatgaaactaccataaaaattacaaatggttcatttctttgttaattcaattcagtttcaattttatttatattgcgtcaaatcacaacagtcacctcaaggggcattatattgcaaggtaaaggacctacaataattatagagaaaaccccaacaatcacgaccccctatgagcaagtacttgacgacagtgggaaggaaaaactcccttttaacaggaagaaacctccagcagaaccaggctcagggaggggcagccatctgccgcgacaggttgggctgaggggagagaaaagacatgctgtggaagagagccagagatgaataacacttaatgattaaatgcagagtggagtataaacaaagtaaataaggtgaatgaaaagaaacagtgcattatgggaacccccccagcaccctaggcctatagcagcataactaaggggtggttcagggtcacctgatccagccctaactataagcttgatcataaaggaaagttttaagcctaatcttaaaaatagagagggtgtctgtctcccgaatccaagctgggagctggttccacagaagaggcgcctgaaagctgaaggctctgcctcccattctactcttaaatatcctaggaaccacaagtaagccagcagtctgagggtgaagtgctctatttgggttatatgggactatgaggtctttgagataagatggggcctgattattgtaggtgaggagaaggattttaaattctattccagatttaacagggagccaatgaagagaagccaatatgggagaaatctgctctctctttctagtccctgtcagtactctagctgcagcattttggatcggctgaaggcttttcagggagtttttaggacagcctgataataacgaattacagtagtccagcatagaagtaataaatgcatgaattagcttttcagcatcagtctgagaaaggatgtttctaattttagagatattgcgcaaacgcaaaaaagcggtcctacatatttgtttaatatgtgcattgaaggacatattctggtcaaaaatgactccaagatttctcacagagTTACTGCAGgccagttttatctgaatttagaagcaataaatgcagagtggtgttaGTAAGCAAACTTACAAGTTCAGCAGGGggtcaaataattatttccctcaCTGTATGGAGGGTGCCAGTTCTCCTCTATGGGAGCTAGAAGGATACCAGCCTTGATTTGGTGTGagtgcattttatttgtgcATTACTAAAAAATTTATTGTGTAATGATTTAGTTCGGTTAACATAACTGATtactatgcagtcctgtgaaaaatttATCTTCCCAGCAGTAGATATTTCAGCAACTTCCCCCCAAGGTCAGATCATGGCCATAATCCACAGCACCATATTTTGCAAAAATGAAATTTTTCCTATTaacacaaacacttcataccaATCATCACCCTTCCATCAACATGCCAAGTATGGTGGTGGAAAGGACATGATTGGAGTTGTTTtgtagccacaggacctgggcccCTTtcagtcatgaaaaaaagaaagaatcgaAGTGTTGCAATTCCCAAGtgaaagtccagacctcaacctgactaaATCCTGTGGTTGGACCTTAAGAGAACtgagcataaacaaatgcctgcgcacctcagtgaactgaagcaaaaTTATAAAGAGTGGGCCAAATTCCTCAGAGACACACTGATAGAGTCGCATAGAAAAGTCATTGTTGTTgaaagtggttctacaagctaccgAGGTATGGTGAGTTGGACTTGTTTTGCACACATGAGACTTGGGGACATGAGGTGGGTTTATTAGCACAGCACAGAATCCtgtaaaaatgttcttttccaCATAACTTTCTTAATAATAagggaaaaatactttttttattgcaacttttaatgaaattaatatcTCTCTACAGATGAGACTGAAGAACAATTCCATAAACAAAgaataagtaaaaataatttcagGAACCAAaaatgggagagagagagagaagaaaaagagagagagagagaaaagaaaaaaatgatcttCAAAGGGAATTAAGGATTTATTTCTTCTATTTGACCAATATGTGGTACCTGAAACCAGTTCTGCCCTAGGTAATGTGCATATGAGAATAATCCAAGGCTAAGTATCACTGGATCATGGCGATCTTATTACTGGAAATTATAGTGAGAATAATGTCCCCCCTCATTTAAACGAGAGGGGAAATGTGAGATTTCTTGGAAGCTGAAAAAACTTATACATgaacaagaagcactctgagagtgcaaacagctcactctctgggcagtgtTTTAAaggaatatatttattttgttttctttgttccttttaaatgtactttaagaagcTTCTATTGCACCCCCACCCGGTTCagctaagcagaagaaaatggatgggtgggtggatggatggatggatggatggatggatgggtggatggatggatggatggatggatggacgggtggatggatggatggatggatggatggatggatggatggatggatggacggatggatttTATTGCATATTAGAAAACACTTGTTTATGTTAATTATGTATCAGGATTTATTAACAAAATCCTACAAGCTTAGAAGAATTAAAAtacttattatatattatattttactaGATACTACTATTTTTTCTTAATTACTTTAAGAATAATATAGCAAAAGACAGTCATTCGGTGAGCTGAGACAGACATGCTTAGTTTAAGATAACTGATGCTTTAACGTGGTGCAGCACACAGACGATAAGATTTAGGACAGCGTGTGGCTCCCAGCTTGAACTCCAGGCTGGGCTTCTCTCCAGCAGGTGCAGACAGTGAAAACCTCTGCAGGAGGGCGGTAAAAAACAGGAATAACTCCATCCTGGCCAGCTGCTCcccaagacacacacacttacctGAGAATATAGAAAACAACAAGTTTAATTACATAATTGTAAGCAGTGATGGTAATCGGTGACACGCAGTATCTGTTTTACCACTGCCTAAAACAGTGTTTAACTGGGTTTAAAAGGATTGTGAGTAATGACTAACCTGCAGAAAAGGGAATGAAGGCATCTCTCTTCCTAAATTTGCCATCCTGGTCCAGAAAATGTTGAGGATTGAACAAATGTGGAGTTTCCCAGATAGACTCATCATGAAGAACAGAGTGCAATGTAGGCATGATCATGGTACCCTAAAAAGTACAATTTGTTAAAAAGGCAAAATTGGAACATCACTATTAGCTACATTTTCTTACCATCAACAGCTCTCATTTAAGGATCCCTGAGTCAGTTGTAACTGTCCTTTAGCCATCATTTATAATCACTTTGTTCTTTGTAACTACACATTTATTACTGGTGGATTGTGTACCTTTGGAATGGAGTACTTATCCAGAGTTGTGTTCCTGTTTGCCATGTGGACCACATTAAGAGGGACAATATTTGCCATTCTCTGGATCTCGTGGATAACTGCATCAGTAAATGGcatgttttctctgtcagttGTAGATGGCTGTCTGGATGAACCAACCACAGCATCTATCTCAGCCTGGACTTTCTCTGCacacaggaaaaacaggaaatgatgtttGTTGTGTAGTTGGCTAAAAGGGATGTTGCATAATTCTTTTCTTCTCCCAGTACAAAACCAAAGCTTTGAGAAGCCCCTGAAAATATAATCTGTAAGATGCTCACAAAACATGTACACACAGTAGATATTACTCATACAGACACCTTGTATGTCAGGGTAATGGATCATGTACAGAAGCCCCCAGTGTAAAGTAGTAGTCGTAGTTTCAGTTCCAGCTCCAAACAGGTCCAAGGTGCAAGCACTCAAATTTTCGAGGTAAAAACCAGAATCTTTGTCTTCCTTCTATCAATGGCACAATAGacaattattatattttattatataaataatataaatacaaaacatgttCTGAAATCTttcacactgtgtaaaatgtaactaaaaaCAGTATGCAATTACTTGCAAATcgaaaaaagcattttttttatttatgtatattaTGTACATAAATCTATAATTAAAGTTACACAAAAATATAAGTATATATGAATCTgtatgtttacatattttattataGATGTAAgaacaaacaagaaacaaaccCATTAAAACACTCACGTCTCCCATTTCTATGAGAAAGGAGTCAATGTAGTCTCTTGGTGATGAAGGGTCAAAGGTTTCTCTGTGTTCTTTTATCTTAATTTCTACAAATTCAGTTATCTTCTTTATCAAGCTAAATGTCCTCTGGTGAGGTCCAGGCAGCAACTTCATCAGCCAGGGCATGGTGTTGTACATCCACAGAGCAGAAAGACAGTAACTGGATTATCTGACTGCCTGGCTGTATTATCATTAGCATCCATAAAGATTATTATGTATTTATCATTTAAGGTCTGCCAGGCCATAGACCTCAAAGTTTGTGCTCATACCTGCTTGAGCAGGTATTCAGAGACTTCAACCTCCTTAGGAATCTTCAGCGGAAAGCTGGAGTTTACCACATCTGACAACAATATTGTTCTACAGGAGAACTTCAACAGTCCAAATGGGAAGAACTGTGAAAAATTGGAGGGGTTTCACTGGAAAGGAATCATTaggaaaatagatggatgaatgAGTTCTGATGGGTTTTCACAGGTGAATGTCAGTGACCTCTAGGTCCAAATCTGCAATTTTGTTTACAAGTTGGGATGCTGTCAAATGTACATAGAAACAGAGTGTAATGTTTTGCAAAACCCATATTTTAATCACAATAGAGCataaaaaacatatcaaatgttgtATCTAAGAAGACAAAAATCATTCACtgattttgaatttaatttttttatatgacCAAAAATAACACTTAATGTTTGggggaaaatacattttagattTAGTTTAGATTCAATAATCTGAATTTTCTTAGCAATaacatgaattttaaaattactCACTCGGTATGTacaattacatatttttataaatgtgtTCATTTATGTAAAAATGCCTTGGTTatgtttttgaataaaaaaaaacctgacaacAGAGTCATGGCATGATGCTTACAATATATAAGCAAGATGTTTATTATTTACGCACACACTTTGTTATGGGATTTCTTTTTGTGGTCTACTGTAGTGTTGGGACTTTCAGCAAgcagtttttgtaatttgatTATTTGCACTAATGGTGCGACTGATTTCATCAGTGAAGCATTTCAGCTCATTCAGTAttgtacttatttattttataaataaaaaaaaaacattttactaaGTGAAGACCCacctttatttacattttttactgGCCAGTTTTGTTTATAATCTGATGTCATCTAATCAGTTTCCTCCATACGGAGACTCCCCACCAAGCACTACTGTGTTTTCAGATTATCTCAGTGCTCACTGGAGTGGagctttttttgttctttgagctgttatttattgttccttGTGAAAGACCTTTGCCTGTTTACTCATCACAACTTCCTGCCTGGATTGTTTGCCACCGGTGAATGACctttcatttcataattataCTGTTACTGTGTAACATTTAACATACACGCTTATAGTCAGCAGCCAGCTGAAAGAGTTTATGTTCCAGCCCCCAGAGTTCCTGATACATTAGTGTTATGTAACATGCTTGGGGCCTCTTTTTCCTCAGTCCACTGCACCCTGATAACAACATACATACCACAGCCCTGTCCTCTGGCTCACACTGTTTCTCTTCAGGCAGATTTCTTATACTTTCATCATGATTTTTCAAGCCCTTTTTGATTGCATGAATTTTACTAGTTGGCTGTTGCTCGGTTTTGTACTGGTAATTTTGGCTGATGTGATACGAAATCGGAGACCTCACAACTTTCCACCAGGTCCCTGGGCTGTGCCTCTTTTAGGAAATGTCTTCACTGGAGTAGACTACAAAACAATGGAGGAGGTGAGCTGAATGTTAACACTTGCAGTACGTGCATGCACTTGATCTTTGCAGTGCAAAATACAAATCGTAGCCTGGTCAATATCATGTGCACAGTAAATAGCAACAAATGGACAGGAGTCCAACtgttaaagacattttaaagttttagtgAGGATTTATTGACTTCAGCATAGCTCCTTTTCAAAACAGTGTTTGTCATTGTCTACTCCTTGAAACATATTTAGTCTGACAAAATTGTCTTTATTACCAAAGGAATAGCAACGTGTCTGTGAAACATTTCTCCTCTTGATTTATTTCTGAATGCAGCTGGCTCAGAAGTACGGCCCGGTGTT contains these protein-coding regions:
- the LOC115774034 gene encoding cytochrome P450 2J2-like, producing MPWLMKLLPGPHQRTFSLIKKITEFVEIKIKEHRETFDPSSPRDYIDSFLIEMGDKEDKDSGFYLENLSACTLDLFGAGTETTTTTLHWGLLYMIHYPDIQGKVQAEIDAVVGSSRQPSTTDRENMPFTDAVIHEIQRMANIVPLNVVHMANRNTTLDKYSIPKGTMIMPTLHSVLHDESIWETPHLFNPQHFLDQDGKFRKRDAFIPFSAGKCVCLGEQLARMELFLFFTALLQRFSLSAPAGEKPSLEFKLGATRCPKSYRLCAAPR